One genomic segment of Ictalurus punctatus breed USDA103 chromosome 12, Coco_2.0, whole genome shotgun sequence includes these proteins:
- the xirp2a gene encoding xin actin-binding repeat-containing protein 2 isoform X5, with protein MEDSEACSLPGGLASVKKQFESQKVSSSSSSQSTVTQYHYQQRQEVMSSSETSVKSSVSESHNVKMSQDQKIKQNVASSFEDHFDEKVVVIGDQELPKISTQALKQQHEKNIEEATPSKHIKIDLDYNQFQWAPVNVSSKVATGCSSESVTKTMKTMSSSSASSSAHYETTELFPPPPPTADLLQVPFEVPERCTTPQPPDQHVIQKYPISKEQYSKQRNLYELKRLYKHIHPEVRKNLERDFITEMEHSHMDSDEEVSGDVQQARYVFENNGSSPGKCMSPEREYMEWDEILKGEVQSMRWMFENKPLDTIKDDTPDENESRNIVQQEIIAGKDVKYTTWMFETQPIDALGTETPDSIEHSRKQTDLARGDVRTATWLFETQPLDYMNKIYQEDDEEEQVVYTKDIAGGDVKTARYLFETQHLDSLGHTETIDESHFLQLKSELEEIKGEVKTTTKMFETQPMCVIRGDSGEMLEITTVRREETEKGDVKTSRWLFETQPLDMISKDPTKVKIICGVSMEENYQGGVNRGRWLFETKTLDQIKDEELENTKTQKEEIIGADVRRHCMVFETQPMDTLKDNTNERPSEPEEIIGGDVTSARHLFETVPMENLKDLPEVGKLEKVVASEEEKGDVRHQRWLFESKPLEQIREDKKEITRTVKLQELDKGDVINCKEIFETMDLSKCTDTHKIAVEGVTSGSVKSNKVLFESTPLYAVQDSSGHYHEVKTVRREEIVKGDVRSCKWMFETRPIDQFDDSINKFQIIKGISKQEIESGDVKTAKWLFETQPLDGIKYFSNMEEEDNRKNEATEIQRGDVKTCRWLFETQPMDELYEKAEVKTEDTTEIQKGDVKTCTWLFETQTLDSIKDESETILKTCTVNQEDVQGKDVRLARFLFETENLENIRGGEDQSNFKRVTQINIQSGDVSRMKYIFENQAPDIMTSTSEETMQKLKSRQTEDIQKGNVVNCTWMFENQPIDAIKEYAEESKAVRTVTDVQGGNVDKGRFIFETYSLDKIQEDSSETEINKFQSIIREEIEKGDVKNYTMMFETQPLYAIRDKEGHFHEVTTVTKEEVLRGDVIGARWLFETKPLDSIRDTDEVYLIKAVTEEDIQKGDVSTARWRFETQPLDEITEDMKVTLKTVADIQGGDVKTNMQRFENDDMSQKCVRTVSVSEIQKGDVRSSTWMFETHTIDKIRGEGSEFDDMEKVTREEVLKGDVKQSVWLFEKEPLDRIKDSDGTEIEISREEIPKADVKTTTWLFETTPLTEFNETNVERTEIIGKSVKETLEELYSQKIVDSQGIIIEADEIGDVRMAKYKLQNQETPEIQREEVIRGDLNNIMMNLLNRRETTERAITIDAEERGSINATVKQLFNQDRDVNIEKEEIVRGDIQEAINNLLKKDGTAKHGILIQEDEKGDVRMTIYSLLNKEEESGLVKEDIVKGNVRGTLHRLLYNGDAKDQSSKIQISDSERGNVSFYSTCIESGALDYLRQLQLGSDETYNETAKEMIIGGDVEHTKLILRNNNHAIGRTVAEDDIVPGDVHNTVQVFMTEPVLSLHNVEKEEIVKGDLRAALDSLTQAVNQHKVVEKEEVVKGNINTTLRSLEEAQNQLKEMEKPEIVRGDIRGALESLERSTTAKNEVIIEDVVAGDIKGTLKSLEEAKQAVKEVEKEEVVRGDIQAALLNLQEASTEKKLIQHQVSEQGDVKGTIQLLLEPVSSPPMQRRASTEGDVKMSIKSLYEQEQTQIEKEEVMKGDVHGTIKCLMKKKEQSSHKSKTNPSSRIKTSKSISVYTQEEACECPATPRAEPSNPPPSKNMPKRIETGVGTQKQAEVKSDQSQIFTQEQSSETNHMTSIGQSESSQFSRKIHVKEQQLKQKQNPGSVIITKRVGKQAGEKKDQSAAVCSAKCDTKETKQTTQTTKQTQEIKTVTQVQTKVTTEHTTSTQKNTKNLKSEQNVKSLKTEQNIKSLNCNLNPKGMIKKKSPPEIHFPPPPTSPPPPSESEFSLPPPPSPVTEPSISPRPDLAMRQDSDPSLPPPPPPPAIEAEAEFFPPPQQDFLPPPPSQQELNSVTQPNPGKPKGRPLFKVPKPEPPKQSDPPKAKWQKKQTAPAPPPSPPQPSVLEQKGKEAKHITTVTETKTRVKKHDEKSPEMPLPPVTELPSTIPVHTSKPEEPPRPKKVFIPPIKLPAPPEPATDPKPRPYASKFKTPLMLAEERYRKQRDDSEKSKTGSTPTSPPENIQIHDLDVVYTDADLTTEKLAQSQITLETQQVHPSELEPVTVPKGPVTGIQAQPQPLQKVPPTFQLSKPSFPKLGKKTAVTTDKKQVTQSTAEIKVQPASQIPPLPATEHHEHVKPSSHTTTSMQTITQVQSTQQISANVQCQPTNSIKAEETVTVETKKALPQPTKIPKVTPSFKVKTFKMPNQENLEEKKESTQKEQTTISHVCADQSCYKMEKQEQVDQITKDTKQEIDLKKAKQKPKKQLPAVAPKSSVVMHHILPAMSTEGHLQGSGQTTVVQSQQAIREEHVLVHEEKVVSHSSVQQQNIQQKGKFQIKKQIRGSEMSVGEVEATKQHPQKESCQMEIKETAVETSDIQKYEEMQKLLSHIKVMQESGGKMDARSVKIMLSMIPEWLLGAAEKVELSRAQYNKQKLQEIIVYVRNLAQMKLTFLEANLAALEKTQSKPVEEKKAVGGTTQKISKISIGSAKLESQKKIMEKTVQDIKNTDFKTMPPELRMRTPSPTYICIETARRTDSPLLVTPSPPPYRSGATPTPPPRWSETSTNISRATPSPTISRSEKLAKLRDTTAKLSHGASPLPIALPEQVIMQGEMEESHLSSHQEISFETHMMESSMLQSSMEASADSMMSVKDKKEFFEEAQRAETNRHYLRKDPIDIPVRLGPEEDNETEIPIDLHDKMKEDMPKVDLSRLVNRFESPKPKVYIRKHPIVIPERLGSDTEDTEHEPEKKPSQVEEMPSYDIKALKNVFEMGDQAHQYLKEDRKNIEMQEELAKPTGFSETKSVTEHYSTVDEFGNTLVGSRSQNSSHSQSVTTRRDPPTYADVVRGKVQVLDVPPEASAEQLLKNFQQSWADSENVFKNLGFSALEQHTSQSVSHQQHTVITENKGARQRTLSGMSEEGVSHGVSHSRQTKLS; from the exons ATGGAAGACTCTGAAGCATGCTCTCTGCCAGGTGGGCTTGCCAGTGTGAAGAAACAGTTTGAGAGTCAGAAAGTCAGCTCCTCGTCCTCGTCGCAAAGCACTGTCACACAATACCACTACCAGCAGAGACAG GAGGTGATGAGCTCATCTGAAACGAGTGTGAAGAGtagtgtgagtgagagtcacAACGTCAAG ATGTCACAGGATCAAAAAATTAAGCAGAATGTAGCATCTAGCTTTGAGGACCATTTTGATGAAAAAG TGGTGGTGATTGGAGATCAGGAGCTACCTAAAATCTCCACCCAAGCACTAAAACAGCAGCATGAAAAAAACATAGAAGAAGCCACTCCAAGCAAGCACATCAAG ATTGATCTTGATTACAACCAGTTTCAGTGGGCACCAGTTAATGTGTCATCCAAAGTTGCAACAGGATGTAGTTCTGAGTCTGTTACCAAAACTATGAAGACGATGTCCTCTAGCTCTGCCTCTTCATCTGCCCATTATGAAACCACTGAGCTAtttcctccaccaccaccaactGCTGACCTCCTTCAGGTCCCTTTTGAAGTCCCAGAACGCTGTACTACTCCCCAGCCACCTGATCAACATGTTATCCAAAAATATCCAATCAGCAAGGAGCAGTATTCCAAGCAAAGGAACCTCTATGAGCTGAAACGCTTGTACAAGCATATCCACCCAGAGGTGCGCAAAAACCTGGAACGGGACTTCATTACTGAAATGGAGCACTCTCATATGGACAGTGATGAGGAAGTTAGTGGTGATGTGCAGCAAGCACGCTATGTGTTTGAAAACAATGGCAGCAGTCCTGGGAAATGTATGAGCCCGGAAAGAGAGTATATGGAATGGGATGAGATTCTGAAAGGTGAGGTGCAGTCTATGCGTTGGATGTTTGAGAACAAGCCACTTGACACCATCAAAGATGACACACCAGATGAGAATGAAAGCAGAAACATTGTGCAGCAGGAAATCATTGCTGGGAAAGATGTTAAATATACAACTTGGATGTTTGAAACACAACCTATTGATGCTCTTGGTACAGAAACTCCTGACTCAATAGAGCATAGTAGAAAACAAACAGATCTAGCAAGAGGAGATGTGCGAACTGCAACCTGGttatttgagacacagcctctggattatatgaataaaatttaccaagaggatgatgaagaggagcAGGTGGTGTATACCAAAGACATTGCAGGAGGAGATGTAAAAACTGCCAGATACTTGTTTGAAACTCAGCATCTTGATTCCCTTGGCCATACTGAGACAATTGACGAGTCACACTTCCTACAATTGAAGTCAGAACTGGAAGAGATTAAAGGTGAAGTCAAAACtacaacaaaaatgtttgagacACAACCTATGTGTGTCATTCGGGGAGATTCTGGTGAGATGTTGGAGATTACAACTGTGCGACGTGAAGAAACCGAAAAAGGTGATGTAAAAACATCCCGTTGGCTTTTTGAAACCCAGCCTCTGGATATGATTAGCAAAGACCCAACTAAAGTTAAGATCATTTGTGGAGTGTCCATGGAAGAAAACTATCAGGGTGGGGTGAATCGGGGTAGGTGGTTATTTGAGACAAAGACCTTGGATCAAATCAAAGACGAAGAATTGGAAAACACCAAAACTCAAAAGGAGGAGATAATAGGAGCAGATGTTAGAAGACATTGTATGGTCTTTGAGACACAGCCCATGGATACTTTAAAAGATAATACCAATGAGAGGCCATCTGAACCAGAGGAGATCATTGGGGGTGATGTAACATCAGCTAGGCATTTGTTTGAGACTGTGCCAATGGAAAATCTGAAGGACTTGCCTGAAGTTGGAAAACTAGAAAAGGTTGTTGCATCGGAAGAGGAGAAAGGTGATGTGAGGCATCAGAGGTGGCTATTTGAGAGTAAGCCTCTTGAGCAAATTAGAGAGGACAAAAAAGAAATCACACGAACGGTTAAGCTTCAGGAGTTAGACAAGGGTGATGTCATCAACTGCAAAGAGATATTTGAGACCATGGATCTAAGCAAGTGCACAGATACACATAAGATAGCAGTGGAAGGTGTCACAAGTGGATCAGTGAAATCAAACAAAGTGCTCTTTGAATCCACACCCTTGTATGCCGTACAGGACAGCTCAGGACATTACCATGAAGTCAAAACAGTACGACGTGAAGAAATTGTTAAGGGCGATGTACGAAGCTGCAAGTGGATGTTTGAGACTCGTCCAATTGACCAGTTTGATGACAGTATAAACAAATTCCAGATTATCAAGGGAATTTCAAAACAGGAGATTGAATCAGGGGATGTTAAAACAGCCAAGTGGTTGTTTGAAACTCAGCCCCTTGATGGGATCAAATATTTCAGTAACATGGAAGAAGAGGACAACAGAAAGAACGAGGCCACTGAGATCCAAAGAGGTGATGTCAAGACTTGTAGATGGCTGTTTGAGACTCAGCCGATGGATGAGCTGTATGAAAAAGCTGAGGTAAAAACAGAAGACACCACAGAGATCCAGAAGGGTGATGTTAAAACCTGTACCTGGCTTTTCGAGACCCAAACCCTTGACAGTATCAAAGATGAATCTGAGACTATTTTAAAAACTTGTACAGTCAATCAAGAGGATGTACAAGGCAAGGATGTGCGTCTGGCCCGCTTTCTCTTTGAAACTGAAAACTTGGAGAATATCAGAGGTGGTGAGGATCAAAGTAACTTTAAACGAGTCACACAGATCAATATCCAGTCTGGAGATGTATCGAGGATGAAGTATATATTTGAGAACCAGGCACCTGACATCATGACCTCCACTTCTGAGGAGACCATGCAGAAACTGAAGTCTCGTCAGACTGAGGATATCCAGAAAGGAAATGTTGTCAACTGCACCTGGATGTTTGAAAATCAACCAATTGATGCCATCAAGGAGTATGCTGAAGAATCCAAAGCGGTGCGTACAGTTACAGATGTTCAAGGAGGGAATGTTGACAAAGGtcgttttatttttgaaacatattcCCTGGATAAGATTCAAGAAGATTCTTCAGAGACAGAGATCAACAAATTTCAGAGCATCATACGAGAGGAAATTGAAAAAGGAGATGTGAAAAACTACACCATGATGTTTGAGACCCAGCCATTGTATGCTATTCGAGACAAAGAAGGACACTTTCATGAAGTTACTACAGTCACCAAAGAAGAAGTTCTGAGAGGTGATGTCATCGGGGCAAGATGGTTGTTTGAGACAAAGCCACTAGACTCAATAAGAGACACAGATGAGGTTTATCTCATCAAAGCTGTTACTGAGGAAGATATACAGAAAGGCGATGTTAGCACAGCAAGGTGGAGGTTTGAAACACAACCCCTTGATGAAATTACTGAGGATATGAAGGTTACTCTAAAGACAGTTGCAGATATTCAGGGTGGAGATGTTAAAACAAACATGCAGCGCTTTGAAAATGATGACATGTCTCAAAAATGTGTGAGAACTGTTAGTGTAAGTGAAATACAAAAAGGTGATGTGAGAAGTTCCACATGGATGTTTGAAACGCATACAATTGACAAGATCCGCGGAGAGGGTTCCGAGTTCGACGATATGGAAAAAGTAACACGAGAGGAAGTGCTGAAGGGTGATGTTAAACAGTCAGTGTGGCTTTTTGAAAAAGAACCCCTTGATCGCATCAAGGACAGTGATGGAACAGAAATCGAGATTTCTCGTGAGGAAATTCCCAAAGCTGACGTCAAGACAACAACATGGCTTTTTGAAACTACACCACTGACTGAGTTTAATGAGACCAATGTGGAGAGGACAGAGATCATCGGTAAAAGTGTCAAGGAGACATTAGAGGAACTTTACAGTCAGAAAATAGTTGACTCCCAGGGTATAATTATAGAAGCAGATGAGATTGGTGATGTTAGAATGGCCAAGTACAAACTGCAGAATCAGGAGACTCCAGAGATCCAGAGAGAGGAGGTTATTCGAGGAGACCTAAATAACATCATGATGAACCTGCTCAATAGACGTGAGACAACAGAGAGAGCCATCACCATTGATGCAGAAGAGAGGGGAAGTATCAACGCAACTGTCAAACAGCTCTTTAATCAAGATAGGGATGTTAATATTGAGAAGGAAGAGATCGTTAGAGGAGACATACAAGAAGCGATCAACAACCTGCTGAAGAAGGACGGAACAGCAAAACATGGTATTTTAATTCAGGAAGATGAGAAAGGAGATGTGAGGATGACTATATACTCCCTGTTGAACAAGGAAGAAGAAAGTGGACTTGTAAAAGAGGACATTGTTAAAGGAAATGTCCGTGGGACTCTGCATAGGCTATTGTACAACGGTGATGCCAAAGACCAGTCTTCTAAAATACAAATAAGTGATTCAGAGAGAGGTAATGTGAGTTTCTATTCAACTTGTATCGAGTCTGGAGCACTGGACTACCTTAGACAACTTCAGTTAGGATCAGATGAAACATATAACGAAACAGCTAAAGAAATGATTATTGGAGGTGATGTGGAGCATACTAAATTGATCCTGAGGAACAATAATCATGCAATTGGACGAACTGTAGCTGAAGATGATATTGTTCCTGGGGATGTTCACAACACAGTGCAAGTTTTTATGACGGAACCAGTCCTGTCTTTGCACAATGTTGAGAAGGAGGAGATTGTAAAGGGAGACTTGAGAGCAGCACTTGACTCACTTACACAAGCAGTGAATCAGCacaaagttgttgaaaaagagGAGGTGGTCAAAGGCAACATCAACACCACACTCAGATCTTTGGAAGAAGCGCAGAACCAACTCAAAGAAATGGAGAAACCTGAGATTGTCCGTGGGGACATCAGGGGAGCCCTTGAAAGTCTTGAACGTTCAACCACTGCTAAGAATGAAGTCATTATTGAGGATGTAGTGGCTGGTGATATTAAGGGAACTTTAAAATCCCTTGAAGAGGCAAAGCAGGCAGTAAAAGAGGTTGAGAAAGAGGAAGTTGTTAGAGGTGACATCCAGGCAGCTTTACTGAATTTACAGGAAGCATCAACTGAGAAGAAACTCATCCAGCATCAAGTGAGTGAACAGGGTGATGTAAAGGGCACCATCCAGCTCCTACTGGAACCAGTATCCTCACCTCCTATGCAAAGAAGAGCTAGCACAGAAGGTGAtgttaaaatgtcaataaaatctCTTTATGAGCAGGAACAAACCCAGATAGAGAAGGAGGAGGTGATGAAGGGAGATGTTCATGGGACCATCAAATGTCTTatgaagaagaaagaacaaTCAAGTCataaatcaaaaacaaatcCTTCCAGTAGAATTAAAACTTCCAAAAGTATTTCAGTGTATACTCAAGAAGAGGCTTGTGAATGCCCTGCTACACCCAGGGCTGAGCCTTCCAATCCACCCCCTTCAAAAAATATGCCCAAGAGAATTGAAACAGGTGTAGGTACACAAAAGCAAGCAGAGGTGAAATCTGATCAAAGTCAGATCTTCACTCAAGAGCAAAGTTCTGAAACCAATCATATGACATCAATCGGCCAGTCAGAATCATCCCAGTTCTCACGTAAGATACATGTAAAAGAGCAGCAgctaaaacaaaagcaaaacccTGGTTCTGTAATCATAACAAAACGTGTGGGAAAACAGGCAGGTGAGAAAAAAGATCAAAGTGCAGCTGTGTGCTCTGCTAAGTGTGACACGaaagagacaaaacaaacaactcaaACCACAAAGCAAACACAAGAAATAAAGACAGTCACACAGGTTCAGACCAAGGTAACAACAGAGCACACCACCAGTACACAAAAGAACACCAAGAATTTaaaatcagaacaaaatgtgAAGAGTCTAAAGACTGAGCAGAACATCAAGAGTCTGAATTGCAACTTGAATCCAAAGGGAATGATCAAAAAGAAATCCCCACCAGAAATTCACTTCCCCCCTCCTCCAACATCTCCTCCGCCACCTTCTGAGTCTGagttctctcttcctcctcctccatctccagtCACAGAGCCTTCCATCTCTCCTCGTCCTGATCTGGCCATGAGGCAGGATAGCGATCCTTCCcttccaccaccacctcctccacctgccATTGAAGCGGAAGCTGAATTCTTTCCCCCACCTCAACAAGACTTCCTCCCACCTCCTCCATCACAACAAGAACTCAACTCAGTGACCCAGCCAAATCCTGGAAAGCCAAAGGGCCGTCCTCTATTCAAAGTGCCTAAGCCTGAGCCTCCTAAGCAGTCAGATCCACCCAAGGCTAAGTGGCAGAAAAAACAAACTGCTCCTGCTCCCCCACCATCTCCTCCACAACCTTCTGTGCTCGAACAGAAGGGAAAAGAAGCTAAACATATTACTACAGtcacagaaaccaaaacaaggGTGAAAAAGCATGATGAAAAGTCACCCGAGATGCCACTTCCACCAGTCACTGAACTTCCCTCAACAATCCCAGTGCACACATCAAAGCCCGAGGAACCCCCTCGACctaaaaaagtatttattccTCCAATTAAACTTCCAGCACCCCCAGAGCCTGCTACTGATCCAAAGCCCAGACCTTATGCAAGTAAATTCAAAACACCACTCATGCTGGCAGAAGAAAGATACCGCAAACAAAGAGATGATTCTGAGAAGAGTAAGACAGGGTCTACTCCAACATCTCCTCCTGAAAACATTCAGATTCATGACTTAGATGTGGTGTATACTGATGCAGATTTGACCACAGAGAAACTTGCGCAGTCACAAATTACACTTGAAACACAGCAGGTACATCCTAGTGAATTAGAGCCAGTCACAGTGCCCAAAGGGCCAGTCACAGGAATACAGGCTCAGCCCCAACCCCTGCAAAAGGTCCCTCCAACCTTTCAGTTGAGTAAACCTTCCTTTCCCAAATTAGGTAAGAAAACTGCTGTTACTACAGATAAAAAGCAAGTCACCCAATCTACAGCTGAAATCAAAGTTCAGCCAGCATCACAAATCCCTCCTTTACCAGCAACCGAGCACCATGAACATGTAAAGCCAAGTTCTCACACAACTACATCTATGCAAACCATTACCCAAGTTCAATCTACACAGCAAATCTCAGCAAATGTTCAGTGTCAACCTACTAACTCTATAAAAGCTGAAGAAACCGTAACTGTAGAAACAAAGAAGGCTCTCCCACAGCCTACAAAGATTCCAAAAGTGACCCCAAGCTTCAAAGTTAAAACATTTAAGATGCCCAATCAAGAGAATttagaagaaaagaaggaaTCAACCCAGAAAGAGCAAACAACTATATCTCATGTCTGTGCAGATCAGAGTTGCTACAAAATGGAAAAGCAAGAGCAAGTAGACCAAATTACCAAGGACACAAAGCAGGAAATAGATCTGAAAAAAGCCAAACAAAAGCCAAAAAAGCAGCTGCCTGCTGTGGCACCAAAATCATCAGTTGTGATGCATCATATTCTACCAGCCATGTCCACGGAGGGTCATCTGCAAGGGTCCGGACAAACCACAGTTGTTCAGTCTCAGCAGGCTATTAGGGAGGAACATGTACTGGTACACGAAGAGAAGGTGGTCAGTCACAGCTCAGTTCAGCAGCAAAATATTCAACAAAAGGGAAAATTTCAGATCAAGAAACAAATAAGGGGTTCTGAAATGTCTGTAGGTGAGGTGGAGGCCACTAAACAGCACCCACAAAAAGAGTCCTGCCAGATGGAGATTAAGGAAACTGCAGTCGAGACCTCAGATATCCAGAAGTATGAGGAGATGCAAAAATTGCTGAGTCATATCAAGGTGATGCAGGAATCAGGGGGGAAAATGGATGCCAGGTCAGTCAAAATAATGTTGAGTATGATCCCAGAATGGTTGCTAGGAGCTGCCGAAAAGGTAGAACTAAGCCGTGCACAATACAATAAGCAAAAACTTCAGGAGATCATTGTGTATGTGAGGAACCTTGCTCAAATGAAACTTACTTTCTTAGAGGCAAATTTGGCTGCACTGGAAAAGACACAGTCTAAGCCAGTAGAGGAGAAGAAAGCTGTTGGTGGCACAACACAGAAAATATCAAAAATAAGCATTGGTTCAGCTAAATTGGAATCtcagaaaaaaattatggaGAAGACTGTTCaagacattaaaaatacagatttcaAAACAATGCCTCCAGAGCTTAGAATGAGAACGCCATCTCCCACATATATTTGCATTGAGACCGCCAGAAGGACAGACTCTCCTCTGCTAGTCACCCCCTCGCCTCCACCATACAGATCAGGTGCTACCCCAACACCCCCACCACGTTGGTCTGAAACCTCCACAAATATTAGCCGAGCTACACCCTCTCCAACTATTAGTCGCTCAGAGAAGCTAGCCAAACTAAGAGACACAACTGCCAAGCTCTCTCATGGTGCATCCCCTCTTCCAATCGCTTTGCCCGAGCAAGTCATTATGCAAGGTGAAATGGAGGAATCTCATTTGTCCAGCCACCAGGAGATCAGTTTTGAGACCCACATGATGGAGTCATCAATGCTGCAGTCATCCATGGAGGCCAGTGCAGACTCCATGATGAGTGTAAAAGACAAGAAAGAGTTTTTTGAGGAGGCTCAGAGGGCAGAAACAAACCGCCACTATTTGCGGAAGGATCCCATTGATATCCCAGTACGACTGGGGCCAGAAGAGGACAACGAGACAGAGATCCCTATTGACTTGCATGACAAAATGAAAGAGGACATGCCCAAGGTAGACCTGTCCAGACTTGTCAATAGATTTGAGTCCCCAAAGCCCAAAGTGTATATAAGGAAGCATCCAATTGTTATTCCTGAGAGACTTGGTAGTGATACTGAGGATACAGAGCATGAACCAGAGAAAAAACCTTCCCAGGTGGAAGAGATGCCATCCTATGATATCAAGGCCCTGAAGAATGTGTTTGAAATGGGTGACCAGGCCCACCAATATCTCAAAGAGGACAGAAAGAACATTGAGATGCAGGAGGAATTGGCGAAACCCACAGGTTTCTCTGAGACAAAGTCTGTTACAGAGCATTACTCAACCGTGGATGAGTTTGGTAACACATTGGTGGGGTCAAGGAGCCAGAATAGCTCTCATTCTCAGAGTGTAACCACACGTCGTGATCCACCAACATATGCTGATGTGGTACGAGGGAAGGTTCAGGTCCTAGATGTCCCACCTGAGGCTTCAGCAGAACAACTTCTGAAGAATTTCCAGCAGTCCTGGGCagacagtgaaaatgttttcaagAACCTGGGATTCAGTGCCTTGGAACAGCATACCTCTCAGAGTGTATCACATCAACAACACACTGTCATCACCG AAAATAAGGGTGCCAGACAACGAACTTTGTCGGGTATGTCGGAAGAGGGTGTATCCCATGGAGTGTCTCATAGCAGACAAACAAAACTTTCATAA